A window of the Microvirga terrae genome harbors these coding sequences:
- a CDS encoding DsbE family thiol:disulfide interchange protein, with amino-acid sequence MAEAAERPRSRFLFLLPALIFVALVGLFGVQLISGRNPAEVPSVLIDKPVPIFDLAPLEGLQANGRPVPGFSNQDLKGRVTVVNVWASWCAPCRQEHPLLVELAKNPSVRVVGINQKDNPDNARRFLGALGNPYAAVGVDPNGRASIDWGVYGVPETFIVGPDGTIRYKHIGPLTPENFSAFKERLAQIPRA; translated from the coding sequence GTGGCTGAAGCCGCCGAACGCCCGCGCTCCCGCTTCCTCTTCCTGCTGCCCGCCCTCATCTTCGTCGCCCTGGTGGGGCTGTTCGGTGTGCAGCTGATCTCCGGCCGCAACCCGGCCGAGGTTCCCTCGGTCCTGATCGACAAGCCCGTCCCGATCTTCGATCTGGCGCCGCTCGAAGGCCTTCAGGCCAATGGTCGGCCGGTACCCGGCTTCTCGAACCAGGATCTGAAGGGCCGCGTCACGGTGGTGAACGTCTGGGCGTCCTGGTGCGCGCCCTGCCGGCAGGAGCACCCGCTGCTGGTAGAGCTGGCAAAGAATCCCTCGGTCCGCGTGGTCGGGATCAACCAGAAGGACAATCCGGACAACGCCCGCCGCTTCCTCGGGGCGCTCGGCAACCCCTACGCGGCCGTGGGCGTCGATCCGAACGGCCGCGCCTCCATCGACTGGGGCGTCTACGGCGTTCCCGAGACCTTCATCGTCGGACCCGACGGCACCATCCGGTACAAGCATATCGGGCCGCTGACGCCCGAGAATTTTTCTGCCTTCAAGGAGCGCCTGGCACAAATCCCGCGCGCTTGA
- a CDS encoding adenylate/guanylate cyclase domain-containing protein, whose amino-acid sequence MTPRSRIRAALGLIDSLRTTPVLSDATHRLIREADTGALQRAGLARMVTAGLLLMAVLVTTASVELANPMALKQIWAAELTLVLFGALGWTGAWLASKRIAIERLPVITAILDACLVLGNLAYTHWGLGIPGSLFSVFPVAWVVPITMAAAAIHYQPRLQAFVAAIYVIGLSLLAFGSGYLSPAERQQDLSEIIGVFSAQANMVRLVMVFAAALILILVARQGRLMLERAVRETTLRVTLTRYLPRELAPILTDQAFASLRQGRRIPVTLLFVDIRASTTFGETMEPAQLAVFITSFRRRVLRAASRHGGVIDKFTGDGALILFGVPGARPDDAGRALACGRTLLTLIERWNAKRGFNPPVRLGIGIHTGDVFCGVVGDESRLEFTVVGETVNIASRIEQATKGAGCELLASQETVTAAGEDDNWTEVACDPLPGVTRKMVLMKPAG is encoded by the coding sequence GTGACCCCTCGATCCCGCATCCGTGCCGCCCTGGGCCTGATCGACTCCCTCCGCACGACCCCGGTGCTGAGCGATGCCACGCACCGGCTGATCCGCGAAGCCGATACCGGCGCCCTGCAACGGGCCGGGCTCGCGCGCATGGTCACGGCCGGGCTGCTGCTCATGGCCGTCCTGGTCACCACGGCGAGCGTCGAGCTCGCCAACCCGATGGCGCTCAAGCAGATCTGGGCCGCGGAGCTGACCCTGGTGCTGTTCGGCGCTCTCGGCTGGACCGGCGCCTGGCTCGCCTCGAAGCGCATCGCCATCGAGAGGCTGCCGGTCATCACGGCCATCCTCGATGCCTGCCTGGTTCTCGGAAACCTGGCCTACACCCATTGGGGCCTGGGGATCCCCGGCAGCCTCTTCTCGGTCTTTCCGGTCGCCTGGGTGGTGCCCATCACCATGGCGGCGGCGGCAATCCACTACCAGCCGCGGCTCCAGGCCTTCGTGGCCGCCATCTATGTGATCGGCCTGTCGCTCCTCGCCTTCGGCAGCGGATACTTGAGCCCCGCCGAGCGCCAGCAGGACCTGTCCGAGATCATCGGCGTGTTCTCCGCCCAGGCCAACATGGTCCGCCTCGTCATGGTCTTTGCCGCCGCCCTGATCCTGATCCTGGTGGCGCGCCAGGGACGGCTGATGCTGGAGCGGGCGGTGCGCGAGACCACCCTGCGGGTGACGCTGACCCGCTACCTGCCGCGCGAGCTCGCGCCAATCCTCACCGACCAGGCCTTCGCGTCCCTGCGCCAGGGACGGCGCATCCCCGTGACGCTGCTCTTCGTCGACATCCGCGCCTCGACCACCTTCGGCGAGACCATGGAGCCGGCGCAGCTTGCGGTCTTCATCACGTCGTTCCGGCGGCGGGTCCTGAGGGCGGCGAGCCGCCATGGCGGCGTCATCGACAAGTTCACCGGCGACGGAGCGCTCATCCTCTTCGGGGTGCCGGGCGCGCGCCCGGACGATGCCGGCCGGGCGCTCGCCTGCGGGCGCACGCTTCTCACCCTGATCGAGCGCTGGAACGCCAAGCGCGGCTTCAACCCGCCGGTGCGCCTGGGCATCGGCATCCATACGGGCGACGTGTTCTGCGGCGTGGTGGGCGACGAGAGCCGGCTCGAATTCACCGTGGTGGGCGAGACGGTCAACATCGCGTCCCGCATCGAGCAGGCGACGAAAGGCGCCGGCTGCGAGCTCCTGGCCTCGCAGGAAACCGTCACGGCGGCCGGCGAGGACGACAACTGGACCGAGGTCGCGTGCGATCCGCTGCCGGGCGTCACGCGCAAGATGGTGCTGATGAAGCCGGCCGGGTGA
- a CDS encoding heme ABC transporter permease produces the protein MIRDLANPTRFMSLSGTLLPWVGGLTALLMAAGLYMVWFTAPADYQQGETVKIMYIHVPAAWLSLFFYMIMASSALGTLVWRHPLADVSQKAAAPIGAAFTLICLVTGSLWGKPMWGTYWQWDARLTSMLVMLLIYLGILALWRAIEEPNRAARAVSILTLVGAVNVPIVKFSVDWWNTLHQPASVFRLGGPTIHSSMLVPLLVMAAAFTLLGIALHLSGMRTEILRRRVRTLTILEAERLDAQAA, from the coding sequence ATGATCCGAGACCTTGCCAATCCGACCCGCTTCATGAGCCTCAGCGGCACGCTGCTGCCGTGGGTGGGCGGTCTCACGGCGCTTCTCATGGCGGCCGGGCTCTACATGGTCTGGTTCACGGCGCCCGCCGATTACCAGCAGGGCGAGACGGTCAAGATCATGTACATCCATGTCCCGGCGGCCTGGCTGTCCCTGTTCTTCTACATGATCATGGCGTCCTCGGCGCTCGGCACGCTCGTCTGGCGCCATCCGCTGGCGGACGTGTCGCAGAAGGCGGCCGCGCCCATCGGGGCGGCGTTCACGCTGATCTGCCTCGTCACCGGGTCGCTCTGGGGCAAGCCCATGTGGGGCACCTACTGGCAATGGGACGCGCGGCTGACCTCCATGCTGGTGATGCTGCTGATCTATCTCGGCATTCTCGCGCTCTGGCGCGCCATCGAGGAGCCCAACCGGGCGGCCCGCGCGGTGTCGATCCTGACCCTGGTAGGGGCCGTGAACGTGCCGATCGTGAAATTCTCCGTCGACTGGTGGAACACCCTGCACCAGCCGGCCTCCGTGTTCCGCCTCGGCGGGCCGACGATCCATTCCTCCATGCTCGTGCCGCTCCTGGTCATGGCCGCGGCCTTCACCCTGCTGGGAATCGCCCTGCACCTGTCGGGCATGCGCACGGAGATCCTGCGCCGCCGGGTGCGCACGCTCACCATCCTCGAGGCCGAGCGCCTCGACGCACAGGCGGCCTGA
- the ccmB gene encoding heme exporter protein CcmB yields MIRSFRALLVRDLKLAARVGGSGVMGLIFFLMIVTLIPFALGPDLNLLSRIGPAILWIAALLATLIGLDRLFQADQEDGSLDLLRLSHAPMEVVVLAKVVAYWLVTGLPLAVAAPFLGLLVALSPEGMLAMVATLLVGTPALTFIGAVGAALTASLRRGGLILAILVVPFMIPTLIFGVSAANAALGGTIPFATPFLILIALSLIAAVVGTVGAAAALRSGE; encoded by the coding sequence ATGATTCGCTCCTTCCGCGCCCTCCTGGTCCGCGACCTGAAGCTCGCCGCGCGCGTGGGCGGGTCGGGCGTCATGGGCCTCATCTTCTTCCTGATGATCGTGACGCTCATCCCCTTCGCGCTCGGGCCCGATCTCAACCTGCTCTCGCGCATCGGCCCGGCGATTCTCTGGATCGCCGCCCTGCTCGCCACCCTGATCGGCCTCGACCGCCTGTTCCAGGCCGATCAGGAGGACGGATCCCTCGATCTCCTGCGCCTGTCGCATGCGCCCATGGAGGTGGTCGTGCTGGCGAAGGTCGTGGCCTATTGGCTCGTCACCGGCCTGCCGCTCGCGGTCGCCGCGCCCTTCCTCGGTCTCCTGGTCGCGCTCTCGCCGGAGGGCATGCTCGCCATGGTGGCGACCCTGCTGGTGGGGACGCCCGCGCTCACCTTCATCGGAGCGGTCGGTGCGGCTCTGACCGCCTCGTTGCGGCGCGGCGGCCTGATCCTGGCGATCCTGGTCGTGCCCTTCATGATCCCGACCCTCATCTTCGGGGTTTCGGCCGCCAATGCGGCGCTGGGCGGGACGATTCCCTTCGCGACCCCATTCCTGATCCTGATCGCCCTGTCGCTGATCGCGGCCGTCGTCGGCACGGTCGGGGCCGCCGCCGCCCTGCGCTCGGGGGAGTAG
- a CDS encoding antibiotic biosynthesis monooxygenase family protein, translating into MIAVIFEVWPDGEDGRQHYLGLAAALRSDLTAMDGFISVERFQSLTEPGKMLSLSFWRDEEAVRAWRNLPSHRATQEAGRAGTFRDYRLRVAAVIRDYGLNERAEAPTDSRAVHDGLTAEG; encoded by the coding sequence ATGATTGCGGTGATCTTCGAGGTCTGGCCGGACGGAGAGGATGGACGGCAGCATTACCTCGGCCTTGCGGCCGCCCTGCGCTCCGACCTCACGGCCATGGACGGCTTCATCTCGGTCGAGCGCTTCCAGAGCCTGACCGAGCCGGGCAAGATGCTGTCGCTGTCGTTCTGGCGCGACGAGGAGGCGGTGCGGGCCTGGCGCAACCTCCCGTCTCATCGGGCGACTCAAGAGGCCGGCCGCGCCGGCACCTTCAGGGACTACCGCCTGCGCGTCGCCGCGGTGATCCGCGATTATGGCCTGAACGAACGCGCCGAGGCGCCGACGGACAGCCGCGCGGTTCATGATGGGCTCACGGCCGAAGGCTGA
- a CDS encoding NIPSNAP family protein: MITCFIRYEIDPFRKEAFNEYARNWGQAIPRCGADLIGYYAPHEGSATTAYGVYTIRSLAEYEAYRERLRDDPMGRANYEFAKREQFIRREDRIFLRLASAPHAELIKP; this comes from the coding sequence ATGATCACCTGCTTCATCCGCTACGAGATCGATCCCTTCAGGAAGGAGGCGTTCAACGAATATGCCCGCAACTGGGGCCAGGCCATCCCCCGCTGCGGGGCGGATCTCATCGGCTACTACGCCCCGCACGAGGGCTCCGCCACCACGGCCTATGGGGTCTACACCATTCGGAGCCTCGCCGAATACGAGGCCTATCGCGAGCGCCTGCGCGATGATCCAATGGGACGGGCCAATTACGAGTTTGCGAAACGGGAACAATTCATCCGCCGGGAAGACCGGATCTTTCTCCGGTTGGCCTCGGCCCCTCACGCGGAGCTGATCAAGCCATGA
- the ccmA gene encoding heme ABC exporter ATP-binding protein CcmA yields MRLSVNNLACERGERRIFEGVSFTLRAGEALVITGRNGAGKSSLLEILAGRLRPAAGVILLEQAGERTLAECLHYVGHRDALKAALTAQENLAFARDFLGSPAMKPPEALEAVGLAHAARLPVAYLSAGQRRRVALARLLVAHRPLWLLDEPTSALDTASQDILRLLLEQHRGSGGMIAATTHSPLFLTDSKEIRIERRSPRVEELDEEPA; encoded by the coding sequence TTGCGTCTGAGCGTTAACAATTTGGCCTGCGAGCGGGGGGAGCGCCGGATCTTCGAGGGCGTCTCGTTCACCCTGCGGGCCGGCGAGGCCCTGGTGATCACCGGCCGCAACGGGGCCGGCAAGTCCTCGCTCCTCGAGATCCTGGCCGGCCGCCTGCGTCCGGCCGCCGGGGTGATTCTCCTCGAGCAGGCGGGCGAGCGGACCTTGGCCGAATGCCTGCACTACGTGGGGCATCGCGATGCCCTCAAGGCGGCGCTCACGGCCCAGGAGAACCTCGCCTTCGCCCGCGACTTTCTCGGCAGTCCCGCGATGAAGCCCCCCGAGGCCCTGGAGGCCGTGGGCCTCGCCCATGCGGCCCGCCTGCCGGTGGCCTATCTCTCGGCCGGGCAGCGCCGCCGGGTGGCGCTTGCCCGCCTCCTGGTGGCGCACCGGCCTCTCTGGCTCCTCGACGAGCCGACCTCGGCCCTCGACACCGCCTCCCAGGACATTCTGCGCCTCCTCCTCGAGCAGCATCGGGGAAGCGGCGGCATGATCGCGGCCACGACCCACTCGCCCCTGTTCCTGACGGATTCCAAGGAGATCCGGATCGAGCGCAGGTCTCCGCGCGTTGAAGAACTGGACGAGGAGCCCGCATGA
- the acnA gene encoding aconitate hydratase AcnA: MTLNNSFNARQTLKVGDKSYTYYSLVEAEKNGLTGASKLPFSMKVLLENLLRYEDGRTVTKADIEAVAAWLDNRGKDEKEIAYRPARVLMQDFTGVPAVVDLAAMRDAMKNLGGDPRKINPLVPVDLVIDHSVIVDEFGTPKAFDRNVELEYQRNGERYRFLKWGQTAFENFSVVPPGTGICHQVNLEFLSQAVWTRKDTATGEETAYPDTLVGTDSHTTMVNGLAVLGWGVGGIEAEAAMLGQPVSMLIPEVIGFKLTGRLKEGVTATDLVLTVTQMLRKKGVVGKFVEFYGPGLNDMSVADRATIGNMAPEYGATCGFFPIDDKTIAYLRTTSRTDERVALVEAYAKAQGMWRTAETPDPVFTDSLELDLNDVVPSLAGPKRPQDRVTLDTSKTEFLGAMEKEFRKAGEIGKRVKVEDANYDLGHGDVVIAAITSCTNTSNPSVMIGAGLLARNAVAKGLTSKPWVKTSLAPGSQIVEEYFRKAGLQGDLDALGFNLVGFGCTTCIGNSGPLPENVSKAINDNDLVAVSVLSGNRNFEGRVNPDVRANYLASPPLVVAYALAGSMLVDLTTDPLGTGSDGQPVYLKDIWPSSAEVQDFIDRTITSELFKSRYADVFSGDENWKKVTFEPGLTYEWPAGSTYVQNPPYFEGMTKDPKPVTDIVNARILGLFQDSITTDHISPAGNIRAASPAGEYLQSHQVRVADFNQYGTRRGNHEVMMRGTFANIRIKNQMVKDESGHVVEGGYTIHQPSGERMFIYDAAMRYKDEGVPLVVLAGKEYGTGSSRDWAAKGTVLLGVRAVIAESFERIHRSNLVGMGVAPFVFEQGTSWETLGLKGDETITIKGLAGELKPRQRMEMEVTSADGSVRKVPVHCRIDTLEEVEYFRNGGILHYVLRQLAA; this comes from the coding sequence GTGACGCTCAACAACAGCTTCAATGCTCGCCAGACCCTCAAAGTCGGTGACAAGTCCTACACCTATTACTCCCTCGTGGAGGCCGAGAAGAACGGCCTCACGGGCGCCTCGAAGCTGCCCTTCTCCATGAAGGTGCTGCTCGAGAACCTGCTCCGCTACGAGGACGGCCGCACGGTCACCAAGGCCGATATCGAGGCCGTGGCCGCCTGGCTCGACAACCGGGGCAAGGACGAGAAGGAAATCGCCTACCGCCCGGCCCGCGTCCTGATGCAGGACTTCACCGGCGTTCCGGCCGTGGTGGATCTCGCCGCCATGCGCGACGCCATGAAGAACCTCGGCGGCGACCCGCGCAAGATCAACCCGCTCGTGCCCGTCGACCTGGTCATCGACCATTCGGTGATCGTGGACGAGTTCGGCACCCCGAAGGCCTTCGACCGCAACGTGGAGCTGGAATACCAGCGCAACGGCGAGCGCTACCGCTTCCTCAAGTGGGGCCAGACCGCCTTCGAGAACTTCTCCGTCGTGCCCCCGGGCACCGGCATCTGCCACCAGGTGAACCTGGAATTCCTGTCGCAGGCCGTCTGGACCCGCAAGGACACGGCGACCGGCGAGGAGACCGCCTATCCGGACACCCTGGTGGGCACCGATTCGCACACCACCATGGTCAACGGCCTCGCGGTCCTGGGCTGGGGCGTGGGCGGCATCGAGGCGGAGGCCGCCATGCTGGGCCAGCCGGTCTCCATGCTGATCCCCGAGGTGATCGGCTTCAAGCTCACCGGCAGGCTCAAGGAAGGCGTGACCGCCACCGACCTGGTGCTCACGGTCACCCAGATGCTGCGCAAGAAGGGCGTGGTCGGCAAGTTCGTGGAATTCTACGGCCCCGGTCTCAACGACATGTCGGTCGCCGACCGCGCCACCATCGGCAACATGGCGCCCGAATACGGCGCGACCTGCGGGTTCTTCCCGATCGACGACAAGACCATCGCGTATCTGCGCACCACCAGCCGCACGGACGAGCGCGTCGCCCTCGTCGAGGCCTACGCCAAGGCGCAGGGCATGTGGCGCACGGCCGAGACGCCGGACCCGGTCTTCACCGACAGCCTCGAGCTCGACCTGAACGACGTGGTTCCCTCGCTGGCCGGCCCGAAGCGCCCGCAGGACCGCGTGACGCTCGACACCTCCAAGACCGAGTTCCTCGGCGCCATGGAGAAGGAGTTCCGCAAGGCCGGCGAGATCGGCAAGCGCGTGAAGGTGGAGGACGCCAACTACGATCTCGGCCATGGCGACGTGGTGATCGCGGCGATCACCTCCTGCACCAACACCTCGAACCCGAGCGTGATGATCGGCGCAGGGCTCCTCGCCCGCAACGCGGTCGCCAAGGGCCTGACCTCCAAGCCGTGGGTGAAGACCTCGCTCGCGCCCGGATCGCAGATCGTCGAGGAATACTTCAGGAAGGCCGGCCTCCAGGGCGACCTGGATGCGCTGGGCTTCAACCTCGTCGGCTTCGGCTGCACCACCTGCATCGGCAATTCGGGCCCGCTGCCGGAGAACGTCTCGAAGGCTATCAACGACAACGACCTCGTGGCCGTGTCGGTGCTCTCGGGCAACCGTAACTTCGAAGGCCGCGTGAACCCGGACGTGCGCGCGAACTATCTCGCCTCGCCCCCGCTGGTGGTGGCCTACGCTCTCGCCGGCTCCATGCTGGTGGATCTCACCACGGATCCGCTCGGCACGGGTTCGGACGGCCAGCCGGTCTACCTCAAGGACATCTGGCCCTCCTCGGCCGAGGTGCAGGATTTCATCGACCGCACGATCACGAGCGAGCTGTTCAAGTCGCGCTACGCCGACGTGTTCTCGGGCGACGAGAACTGGAAGAAGGTCACCTTCGAGCCGGGCCTCACCTACGAGTGGCCTGCGGGATCCACCTACGTGCAGAACCCGCCCTATTTCGAGGGCATGACCAAGGATCCGAAGCCGGTCACGGACATCGTGAACGCCCGCATCCTCGGTCTCTTCCAGGACTCGATCACCACCGACCACATCTCGCCCGCGGGCAACATCCGGGCGGCCTCGCCGGCCGGTGAATACCTGCAGTCGCACCAGGTGCGCGTCGCCGACTTCAACCAGTACGGCACCCGTCGCGGCAACCACGAGGTCATGATGCGCGGCACCTTCGCCAACATCCGCATCAAGAACCAGATGGTGAAGGACGAGAGCGGCCACGTGGTCGAGGGCGGCTACACCATCCACCAGCCCTCCGGCGAGCGGATGTTCATCTACGACGCCGCCATGCGCTACAAGGACGAGGGCGTTCCGCTCGTCGTTCTGGCCGGCAAGGAATACGGCACCGGCTCGTCCCGCGACTGGGCGGCCAAGGGCACGGTCCTGCTCGGCGTGCGCGCGGTGATCGCCGAGAGCTTCGAGCGCATCCACCGCTCGAACCTGGTCGGCATGGGCGTGGCCCCGTTCGTGTTCGAGCAGGGCACGTCCTGGGAGACGCTCGGCCTGAAGGGCGACGAGACCATCACGATCAAGGGTCTCGCCGGCGAGCTGAAGCCGCGCCAGCGCATGGAGATGGAAGTCACCTCGGCCGACGGCTCGGTGCGCAAGGTGCCGGTGCATTGCCGCATCGATACGCTCGAGGAGGTCGAGTACTTCCGCAACGGCGGCATCCTGCACTACGTCCTGCGCCAGCTCGCGGCGTAA
- the ccmD gene encoding heme exporter protein CcmD, with translation MSHTFFIAFSYILTALVVTGLILRAVIDHRIQVRALAELEARGIGRRSRRG, from the coding sequence ATGTCGCACACGTTCTTCATCGCGTTCTCCTACATCCTGACGGCCCTCGTGGTGACCGGCCTGATCCTGCGCGCGGTCATCGATCACCGCATCCAGGTCCGCGCGCTGGCCGAGCTCGAAGCCCGCGGCATCGGCCGGAGGTCCCGCCGTGGCTGA
- a CDS encoding ArsR/SmtB family transcription factor, which translates to MKEGPVIASVAALLGDPARANILTALMDGRALTVSELARAAGVTLQTASGHLAKLDAANLLIAEKQGRHRYFRLSGPDVAQVLEALMGLAQRTGATRVRTGPKDAALRSARICYDHLAGERGVALLNGARRQGLIAGGQDLALTDKGRTFFADFGIDLTKLEKGRRPVCRACLDWSERHSHLGGALGAAILDRLIEKQWVRRDAGRVLTFTCEGAEGFDALFGRVPDEDTRAA; encoded by the coding sequence ATGAAAGAAGGTCCCGTCATCGCGTCCGTGGCCGCCCTGCTGGGCGATCCGGCCCGTGCCAACATCCTCACCGCCCTGATGGACGGCCGGGCATTGACCGTGAGCGAGCTCGCGCGAGCCGCCGGCGTCACCCTCCAGACCGCGAGCGGCCATCTCGCCAAGCTCGACGCGGCTAACCTTCTGATCGCCGAAAAGCAGGGACGGCACCGCTATTTCCGGCTTTCGGGGCCCGATGTGGCGCAGGTCCTGGAAGCCCTGATGGGCCTGGCCCAGCGCACGGGAGCGACCCGGGTCAGAACCGGCCCGAAGGATGCGGCCTTGCGCTCGGCCCGGATCTGCTACGACCATCTCGCCGGCGAGCGCGGCGTCGCGCTGCTGAATGGTGCCCGGCGGCAGGGCCTGATCGCGGGCGGGCAGGATCTCGCGCTCACGGACAAGGGCCGCACCTTCTTCGCGGATTTCGGCATCGATCTGACCAAGCTGGAAAAAGGCCGCCGCCCCGTGTGCCGGGCCTGCCTCGACTGGAGCGAGCGGCACAGCCATCTCGGCGGTGCGCTCGGCGCCGCAATCCTCGACCGGCTGATCGAGAAGCAATGGGTCCGGCGGGATGCGGGCCGCGTCCTCACCTTCACCTGCGAGGGCGCCGAGGGGTTCGACGCCCTGTTCGGGCGGGTCCCCGACGAGGACACACGGGCTGCCTGA
- a CDS encoding M23 family metallopeptidase, with the protein MRLGPSSLVGLALALPAAAQEISLRLPVTCEIGRTCFIQHYVDRDPSPAASDYQCGTLTYDTHDGTDIRVPTMAAQKAGIDVVAAADGKVASTREGVADVAVTPQTREAISRIGCGNAVVIDHGNGWRTAYCHMAKGSVTVRSGQEVKAGDRIGRIGLSGLTEFPHLHFTLIKDGKPVDPFAYGAPEKSCGGGTSLWEASLQRALAYQGGSVLNKGFAPGPVTMEAIESGAADQDTPTTRSPALVAYVRAIGLKGGDVQTLTLFDPDGKPLAQNKAPPLDRDKAQWMAFSGVKQPPGGFRPGLYRAVYRVERDGKPAIEQAFGISLRP; encoded by the coding sequence ATGCGTCTGGGACCTTCAAGCCTCGTCGGCCTCGCCCTGGCTCTTCCCGCCGCCGCGCAGGAGATCAGCTTGCGCCTGCCGGTCACCTGCGAGATCGGACGTACCTGCTTCATCCAGCATTACGTGGATCGGGACCCCTCGCCGGCCGCGAGCGACTACCAATGCGGCACCCTCACCTACGACACCCATGACGGGACCGACATCCGCGTGCCGACCATGGCGGCGCAGAAGGCCGGGATCGACGTGGTCGCGGCCGCCGACGGAAAGGTGGCCAGCACCCGCGAGGGCGTTGCCGACGTGGCCGTGACCCCGCAGACCCGCGAGGCGATCAGCCGGATCGGCTGCGGCAACGCAGTGGTGATCGATCACGGCAACGGCTGGCGCACGGCCTATTGCCACATGGCGAAAGGCAGCGTCACAGTGCGCTCGGGCCAGGAGGTGAAGGCCGGCGACAGGATCGGCCGGATCGGCCTGTCCGGACTGACCGAATTCCCGCATCTGCATTTCACGCTGATCAAAGACGGCAAGCCGGTCGATCCCTTCGCATACGGGGCGCCGGAGAAATCCTGCGGCGGCGGCACGTCGCTGTGGGAGGCCTCGCTCCAGCGCGCGCTCGCCTATCAGGGCGGCAGCGTCCTCAACAAGGGCTTCGCCCCGGGGCCGGTGACCATGGAGGCGATCGAATCCGGCGCCGCCGACCAGGACACGCCCACGACCCGGTCGCCGGCGCTCGTGGCCTATGTGCGGGCCATCGGGTTGAAAGGCGGCGATGTCCAGACCCTCACCCTGTTCGATCCCGACGGCAAGCCGCTCGCCCAGAACAAGGCGCCGCCCCTCGACCGCGACAAGGCCCAGTGGATGGCCTTCTCGGGCGTGAAGCAGCCGCCCGGCGGCTTCCGGCCGGGCCTCTACCGCGCCGTCTACCGGGTCGAGCGGGACGGCAAGCCGGCCATCGAGCAGGCCTTCGGGATCAGCCTTCGGCCGTGA
- a CDS encoding YaiI/YqxD family protein yields the protein MSETFQPIILYVDADACPVKPEIYRVAGRHGVRVFVVSNAFLQVPQDPLIERVVVSAGFDAADNWIAERAGRGAIVITADIPLASRCVKAGAEVIGPTGKPFTESSVGMALATRNLMEDLRAMGEVTGGPRPFSQKDRSAFLSALDVAINRLKRAGFVPGAP from the coding sequence ATGAGCGAGACGTTCCAACCGATCATCCTCTACGTGGATGCGGATGCCTGCCCGGTGAAGCCGGAGATCTACCGGGTCGCCGGGCGCCACGGGGTCAGGGTCTTCGTGGTGTCGAACGCCTTCCTGCAGGTCCCCCAGGATCCCCTGATCGAGCGGGTCGTGGTGAGCGCCGGGTTCGACGCGGCCGACAACTGGATCGCCGAGCGCGCCGGGCGCGGCGCCATCGTGATCACGGCCGACATCCCGCTGGCGAGCCGCTGCGTCAAGGCCGGCGCCGAGGTGATCGGCCCGACCGGAAAACCCTTCACGGAGTCCTCGGTCGGCATGGCGCTCGCCACCCGCAACCTGATGGAGGATCTGCGCGCCATGGGCGAGGTCACGGGCGGGCCGAGGCCGTTTTCGCAGAAGGACCGCTCGGCCTTCCTGTCGGCGCTCGACGTGGCGATCAACCGGCTCAAGCGCGCGGGATTTGTGCCAGGCGCTCCTTGA
- a CDS encoding GNAT family N-acetyltransferase yields the protein MGDRLVLRLRRALTGPLPEPVWPAGIRPVPFEPDRHARQVHALLVEAYSRGGGYVEPFTIWWPSLRDDSEFDPALVVVAVNAQDEIVGVAQCWTSAFVKDLAVAPAMRRQGLGSALLRQAFRALQGRGAAFVDLKVDADNPSGALRLYRSLGFDEVESYRLS from the coding sequence ATGGGAGACCGTCTCGTCCTGCGCCTGCGCCGCGCTCTGACAGGGCCCCTGCCGGAGCCTGTCTGGCCGGCCGGGATCCGGCCGGTTCCGTTCGAGCCGGACCGTCATGCGAGGCAGGTTCACGCGCTGCTCGTGGAAGCCTATTCCCGCGGGGGCGGCTATGTGGAGCCCTTCACGATCTGGTGGCCGAGCCTGCGAGACGATTCCGAATTCGATCCGGCCCTGGTCGTCGTCGCGGTGAACGCGCAGGACGAGATCGTCGGCGTGGCGCAGTGCTGGACGAGCGCTTTCGTGAAGGACCTCGCGGTCGCGCCGGCCATGCGCCGGCAGGGCCTGGGATCAGCCCTGCTGCGCCAGGCCTTCCGAGCCCTGCAGGGTCGCGGAGCCGCCTTCGTGGATCTCAAGGTCGACGCCGACAACCCCTCCGGGGCCCTGCGGCTTTACCGCTCGCTCGGGTTCGACGAAGTCGAGTCCTATCGGCTCTCCTGA